A genomic window from Ruminiclostridium cellulolyticum H10 includes:
- a CDS encoding phosphatase: MKIVVDTHTHTVSSGHAYSTVQENAKEAYTNGIHMINISDHGSAMKGAPFLYYFGNLEVIPDSLYGVRIIHGVELNIMDYNGTVDLPERYLKKLGLVLASFHDICIEPSTVENHTNGAVEILKNPYIDILAHPGNPQFQIDIEKVVKTAKEYNKLIELNNHSFVVRKGSERNCFEIARMCKKYGVRVATGSDAHISFNIGRFDNVMKILEEVEMPEELVVTTSVERMESYLSERKKRIE; this comes from the coding sequence TTGAAAATCGTAGTTGATACACACACTCATACTGTTTCCAGCGGACACGCATACAGTACGGTTCAGGAAAACGCAAAAGAGGCTTATACAAATGGAATTCACATGATTAATATTTCTGATCATGGCTCGGCAATGAAGGGTGCTCCGTTTCTATATTACTTCGGCAATCTTGAAGTTATACCTGATTCTCTATACGGGGTAAGAATTATACACGGTGTTGAATTAAACATAATGGATTATAACGGTACGGTGGATTTGCCGGAGAGATATTTAAAAAAACTCGGGCTTGTTCTGGCAAGCTTCCATGATATCTGTATAGAGCCCTCCACAGTTGAAAATCATACCAATGGTGCAGTGGAGATATTAAAAAATCCATATATAGATATTTTGGCTCATCCGGGAAATCCCCAATTCCAGATAGACATTGAAAAGGTTGTTAAAACTGCAAAGGAGTACAATAAGCTTATTGAACTAAACAACCATTCCTTTGTTGTACGCAAGGGAAGTGAGAGGAATTGCTTTGAAATAGCACGGATGTGTAAAAAATATGGTGTAAGGGTTGCGACGGGTTCAGATGCCCATATAAGCTTTAATATCGGCAGATTTGATAATGTCATGAAAATTTTAGAGGAAGTTGAGATGCCGGAGGAATTGGTAGTTACCACTTCTGTTGAGAGGATGGAAAGTTATCTGTCCGAAAGGAAAAAACGTATTGAATAA
- the hprK gene encoding HPr(Ser) kinase/phosphatase — translation MFSVTIKEIMEEFQLEELTGTPGYENVEISSADVNRPGLQLAGYMEYFGTDRIQIIGKGETAYLMQLTEEERYRRLDNFFKCGFPCMLVARGLGVFPEMIEVGRKYKIPVLRTDDVTSRFMSGVIRYLNLQLAPRTSMHGVLVEVYGEGILILGESGVGKSEIALELVKRGHRLVADDNVEIRKVSDKTLVGTAPDIIRHFIEIRGIGILDVKNLYGVGSVKMTENINLVIKLEHWNDKKIYDRLGLEDEYTDILGLTVPCLNVPVSPGRNLAIIVEVAAMNNRQKKMGYNAAKALSERVLGNINKDI, via the coding sequence ATGTTTTCTGTAACCATAAAAGAGATAATGGAAGAGTTTCAGCTTGAAGAATTAACCGGGACCCCGGGCTACGAGAATGTGGAAATCTCATCAGCCGATGTTAACAGGCCGGGATTACAGCTTGCTGGATATATGGAATATTTTGGAACAGATAGAATACAGATAATCGGTAAGGGTGAAACTGCCTACTTGATGCAGCTAACAGAGGAAGAACGGTATAGAAGGCTGGATAACTTCTTTAAATGCGGATTTCCTTGTATGCTTGTGGCCAGAGGCTTAGGTGTTTTCCCTGAAATGATAGAAGTTGGACGTAAATATAAAATTCCTGTTCTTAGGACAGATGATGTAACATCCAGATTTATGAGCGGTGTTATAAGATATCTAAACTTGCAGCTTGCTCCAAGAACAAGTATGCACGGTGTGCTCGTAGAAGTATATGGTGAAGGTATACTGATACTTGGGGAAAGCGGAGTCGGAAAAAGTGAGATTGCTCTGGAGCTTGTAAAGAGGGGACACAGGCTTGTAGCAGATGATAATGTTGAGATTAGAAAGGTATCCGATAAGACTCTTGTTGGTACTGCTCCGGATATAATACGTCACTTCATAGAGATAAGAGGTATCGGTATTCTTGATGTTAAAAACCTTTACGGTGTAGGTTCCGTTAAAATGACAGAGAATATAAACCTTGTAATAAAGCTGGAACATTGGAACGATAAAAAAATATACGACAGACTTGGTCTTGAAGACGAATATACTGATATATTGGGTCTTACAGTGCCATGTCTTAATGTTCCGGTCAGCCCGGGCAGAAATCTGGCCATTATTGTAGAGGTGGCTGCCATGAATAACAGACAGAAAAAAATGGGATATAATGCTGCAAAGGCTTTAAGCGAAAGAGTACTGGGCAATATTAATAAAGATATATAA
- a CDS encoding [Fe-Fe] hydrogenase large subunit C-terminal domain-containing protein has product MSIIQFKEANCKNCYKCIRSCPVNAIAFKNDQAEIIHDECMLCGNCLTVCPQNAKSVNSDVQKVKKFIQKREKVYVSLAPSFISAFDHDEKWVYYALKKLGFTHVEGTANGAYQVSRQYESLLKQRKMKNIITSCCSSIILLIEKYYPQLLDQLAPVVSPMIAHAKMLRETYGQRIRVVFIGPCISKKEEFDDLQNGNQIDAVLTFDDLDKWFEEEGLYESDEPIVGIKNFDTSARIYPIPGGILKTIDRKYKKNYRSISVDGVERCMDVLQSILEGDIENYFIEMSSCKGGCLGGPYMKNVPGGFLTARERLLNYAKRTGIKTETDLTSSVMALTKVDLSKKFIDRSKKLEIPSEAVIQGILNSIGKFSKDKELNCGACGYHSCREKAIAVFHGKAQVHMCLPYMRERAESISNIIINYTPYAIFALDEGLKIQELNEPAQQMFNLGATNMNGRCISEILPCDEFEQVLEGAKNVYDEKYVYESYGMVVKQSIINVKQHNTVIVIINDITKEEAQRQKILESRSQNIDIAQKIMEKQMTVAQEIASLLGETTAETKVALTKLKKSFMSEMGEL; this is encoded by the coding sequence ATGAGTATTATTCAATTTAAAGAAGCAAACTGCAAAAACTGTTATAAATGTATACGAAGCTGTCCTGTAAACGCTATTGCTTTTAAAAACGACCAGGCTGAAATCATTCATGACGAGTGTATGCTGTGCGGTAATTGCCTTACAGTATGTCCCCAGAATGCAAAAAGCGTTAACAGCGATGTTCAAAAGGTAAAAAAATTTATACAGAAGCGTGAAAAAGTTTACGTAAGTCTTGCACCCTCATTTATTTCAGCATTTGATCATGATGAAAAATGGGTTTATTATGCCCTGAAAAAGCTGGGATTTACACATGTGGAAGGAACAGCCAATGGTGCTTATCAGGTATCAAGACAGTATGAAAGTCTTTTGAAGCAGAGAAAAATGAAGAATATCATAACAAGCTGCTGCTCATCAATAATACTACTTATTGAAAAATATTATCCTCAGCTGTTGGATCAGCTTGCACCGGTGGTTTCTCCCATGATAGCACATGCAAAAATGCTCAGGGAAACGTACGGACAAAGAATCAGGGTAGTATTTATAGGACCTTGCATTTCGAAGAAAGAAGAGTTTGATGATCTCCAAAACGGAAATCAGATTGATGCGGTATTAACTTTTGATGACCTTGATAAGTGGTTTGAAGAAGAAGGTTTGTACGAATCAGATGAGCCTATTGTCGGTATAAAAAATTTTGATACTTCAGCGAGAATATATCCAATACCGGGCGGAATCTTAAAAACAATTGACAGAAAATACAAAAAAAATTACAGATCCATTAGTGTAGACGGTGTTGAACGATGTATGGATGTTCTTCAATCTATATTAGAAGGTGACATTGAAAATTATTTCATAGAAATGAGCAGTTGCAAAGGAGGCTGTTTGGGCGGACCGTATATGAAAAATGTACCTGGAGGATTCCTTACAGCAAGAGAGAGACTGTTGAACTATGCAAAACGCACAGGCATTAAAACGGAGACGGATTTGACAAGCTCTGTAATGGCTTTGACAAAGGTGGATTTATCAAAGAAATTTATTGATAGGTCAAAGAAACTTGAAATACCATCGGAAGCAGTGATACAAGGTATTTTAAATAGTATTGGAAAATTCAGCAAGGATAAGGAGCTTAACTGCGGGGCTTGTGGTTATCACTCTTGCAGGGAAAAGGCTATAGCTGTATTCCATGGTAAAGCACAGGTTCATATGTGCCTGCCGTACATGCGGGAAAGGGCTGAGTCTATTTCAAATATCATTATAAATTACACACCATATGCAATTTTTGCACTGGATGAGGGGCTTAAAATACAGGAACTTAACGAGCCGGCCCAGCAGATGTTCAATTTGGGGGCTACAAACATGAATGGCAGATGTATTTCGGAAATACTTCCATGTGATGAGTTTGAGCAGGTATTGGAAGGTGCTAAAAATGTGTATGATGAGAAATATGTTTACGAAAGTTACGGTATGGTAGTAAAACAGTCCATTATAAATGTAAAACAGCATAATACTGTTATAGTTATAATAAATGATATTACAAAAGAGGAGGCTCAGAGGCAGAAAATTCTGGAAAGTCGTTCTCAGAATATAGATATTGCTCAAAAAATTATGGAAAAACAAATGACGGTGGCTCAAGAGATTGCAAGTCTTCTTGGTGAAACTACTGCAGAAACAAAGGTGGCATTAACCAAGCTTAAAAAATCCTTCATGTCAGAGATGGGTGAATTATAG
- a CDS encoding sodium-translocating pyrophosphatase gives MYLQHRQLRKNVLRVLLISLLMGFFVPLSAFAGEADLKTPPLSSTQNSILYIGMLICLLGMLFGVFQFLKIKKIAAHKSMLDVADTIYQTCRTYLVQQGKFLGLLLVFIGVCIAFYFGFLQDKGAGGVFLILFFTVMGILGSYSVAWYGIRMNTMANSRMAFSSLERKPLKLLSIPLDSGMSIGVILICVELLMMLIILRFVPHELAGAAFIGFAIGESLGASALRIAGGIFTKIADIGSDLMKIVFKIKEDDPRNPGVIADCTGDNAGDSIGPTADGFETYGVTGVALITFIVLAVTGKLQSDMIIWIFTMRILMIVTSIASFYINKLFSKIRFADSINIDFEKPLSSLIWITSFLSIIATFFASFLMIGPGTVTNESSGGLWLVLSVIISCGTLGAALIPEITKIFTSPKSVHVKETVTASREGGPSLNILSGIVAGNFSAFWKGMVFIVLMFGAYIASRMGLADIMSYPSVFAFGLVAFGFLGMGPVTIAVDSYGPVTDNAQSIYELSLIEAIPDIDSEIEKNFGFKPDFEKAKYYLEANDGAGNTFKATAKPVLIGTAVVGATTMIFSLILVIKDTLGVKPEEILNLLNPFTILGFLCGGAVIYWFTGASIQAVSTGAYRAVEYIKKNIQLDEDASSKAAVEQSKEVVKICTQYAQKGMVNIFVAVFSFSLAFAFLSAPKSGNESVALFVSYLVSIAVFGLYQAIFMANAGGCWDNAKKVVEVDLQQKGTPLHDATVVGDTVGDPFKDTSSVALNPIIKFTTLFGLLAMEIAISDTFKDIAPYAGIVLMACALYFVWRSFYKMRVNKEN, from the coding sequence ATGTATTTACAGCATAGACAGTTGAGAAAGAATGTATTAAGAGTACTATTGATAAGTTTACTCATGGGTTTTTTTGTACCCCTCTCGGCTTTTGCCGGGGAAGCGGATCTTAAAACTCCACCATTATCCTCCACCCAGAATAGTATACTGTACATAGGCATGTTGATTTGTTTGCTGGGTATGTTATTTGGGGTATTTCAATTTCTGAAGATAAAGAAAATTGCGGCACATAAAAGTATGTTGGACGTTGCAGATACCATTTATCAAACCTGTAGGACTTATCTTGTGCAGCAGGGAAAATTTCTGGGCTTGCTGCTGGTTTTTATCGGAGTGTGTATTGCGTTCTATTTTGGTTTCCTACAGGATAAAGGAGCAGGTGGAGTGTTTCTTATACTTTTTTTCACAGTTATGGGAATTCTAGGTTCATACAGTGTCGCATGGTATGGTATAAGAATGAATACCATGGCAAACAGCAGAATGGCATTTTCATCACTGGAAAGAAAGCCTTTGAAGCTCCTCTCCATACCTCTTGACTCTGGAATGAGCATAGGCGTAATTCTTATATGTGTTGAGCTTCTAATGATGCTGATTATTCTCCGGTTTGTTCCCCATGAACTGGCAGGTGCCGCCTTTATTGGCTTTGCAATAGGTGAATCACTGGGGGCCAGCGCATTACGTATTGCAGGAGGGATTTTTACTAAAATAGCTGACATAGGATCTGATTTGATGAAAATTGTCTTCAAAATCAAGGAGGATGACCCGAGAAATCCGGGTGTTATAGCAGACTGTACAGGCGATAATGCGGGAGACAGCATAGGCCCTACGGCAGACGGCTTTGAAACGTATGGAGTTACAGGAGTTGCCCTGATAACATTTATTGTGCTGGCTGTAACAGGCAAGCTCCAAAGTGATATGATTATATGGATATTTACAATGCGTATTCTGATGATTGTAACTTCAATAGCATCATTTTATATTAATAAATTATTCAGTAAAATCAGATTCGCAGACAGCATAAATATTGATTTCGAAAAGCCTCTTTCAAGCCTTATCTGGATTACTTCCTTTCTGTCAATTATAGCAACCTTTTTTGCAAGCTTCCTTATGATAGGCCCGGGAACTGTAACCAACGAGAGTTCCGGCGGATTGTGGCTTGTCTTGTCAGTAATTATAAGCTGCGGAACTCTAGGAGCTGCACTTATACCTGAGATTACAAAAATATTTACAAGTCCCAAGTCTGTACATGTAAAGGAAACCGTTACAGCCTCAAGAGAGGGAGGACCATCCCTGAATATCCTTTCAGGTATTGTGGCAGGTAATTTCAGTGCCTTCTGGAAGGGGATGGTTTTTATAGTTCTGATGTTTGGAGCCTATATTGCAAGCAGGATGGGGTTAGCAGATATAATGAGCTATCCTTCGGTTTTTGCTTTTGGACTTGTGGCATTCGGATTTCTGGGGATGGGTCCCGTTACAATTGCGGTAGACAGCTATGGTCCTGTAACCGATAATGCTCAGTCAATATATGAGCTATCATTGATAGAAGCTATACCTGACATTGATTCTGAGATAGAAAAAAACTTCGGCTTTAAGCCTGATTTTGAAAAAGCAAAATATTATCTGGAGGCCAATGACGGAGCAGGCAATACCTTTAAGGCTACAGCCAAACCGGTATTGATAGGTACTGCAGTGGTTGGGGCTACAACAATGATTTTTTCACTGATACTTGTTATCAAGGACACCCTCGGTGTGAAGCCGGAGGAAATTTTAAACCTGCTCAATCCGTTTACTATACTTGGTTTCCTCTGTGGGGGAGCAGTAATCTATTGGTTTACAGGAGCGTCTATTCAGGCTGTTTCAACAGGTGCTTACAGAGCAGTAGAATATATAAAGAAAAACATACAGCTGGATGAAGATGCAAGCTCCAAGGCAGCTGTGGAACAGTCTAAAGAGGTTGTAAAAATATGTACACAGTACGCACAAAAAGGAATGGTGAACATTTTTGTGGCGGTCTTTTCATTTTCACTGGCATTTGCATTTTTGTCGGCTCCAAAATCAGGAAATGAATCGGTAGCACTTTTTGTGTCTTATCTTGTGTCTATAGCGGTTTTCGGCCTGTATCAGGCCATATTTATGGCAAATGCCGGAGGATGCTGGGATAATGCCAAAAAGGTTGTTGAAGTGGATTTGCAGCAGAAGGGTACTCCCCTTCATGATGCCACTGTAGTTGGAGATACGGTTGGAGACCCTTTTAAAGATACCTCGTCCGTAGCTCTGAACCCAATAATTAAATTTACTACCCTTTTTGGACTTCTTGCTATGGAAATAGCCATTTCAGATACCTTCAAGGATATTGCACCATATGCAGGAATAGTACTTATGGCATGTGCCTTATATTTTGTATGGAGATCCTTCTACAAAATGAGGGTAAACAAGGAAAATTAG
- a CDS encoding zinc ribbon domain-containing protein: MGLRTIHLKLHKPGKLKREIIQKAFENYNNAFNYLLKTAFDNIDEIESNFKSPKGTYSTFSLSKWINSEISSELNKFNVQPFKDSLKLDFGMTLASYFVQKQAKPDMIFPNFRQDYALGQERLRPIYFCRYDTKRSFCLLYDTESNRYFAKLFLMNTKNAKVRKISADRRELIYISKNSEAAKSLKRETFIIIPLSFGKWQENMLRQAIDRPEILRTAHLLCRNDEYFLSISINLPEDKEIKADTFMGVSRGIRNDINYTITDIKGNTIKKGSLENCNNTKDRKQIICKMANSIADIALKNKSMVILQNLVGKGDKLSWRKEGTVHKPVYGCKMYNDLARVLEYKLPQKGLPIPAKVSSVDIFHTCCVCGSNTRKNRFSETVFICTTCGASYSMDELGSRNLAVKLIKYEKTTLKLKARKTPEGMYLSNELIGLNMFVHKSENPYDRLKEEIKLLLEKKQDNSANSKLDFKDIKSIIDKLVKNDFSNIEII, translated from the coding sequence TTGGGTCTTAGGACAATACATTTAAAACTTCATAAACCCGGTAAGCTTAAACGAGAAATTATACAAAAAGCATTTGAAAATTATAATAATGCATTTAATTATTTATTAAAAACTGCTTTTGATAATATAGATGAAATTGAAAGTAATTTTAAATCCCCAAAAGGGACATACAGTACATTCTCTCTTTCGAAATGGATAAACAGTGAAATATCAAGCGAATTGAATAAGTTTAATGTTCAGCCGTTTAAAGATTCACTAAAGCTTGACTTTGGAATGACACTGGCAAGTTACTTCGTTCAGAAGCAAGCAAAACCTGACATGATCTTTCCAAATTTCAGACAGGATTACGCTCTTGGGCAGGAAAGGCTCAGACCAATATATTTTTGCAGATATGATACAAAAAGAAGTTTTTGTCTTTTGTATGATACGGAGAGTAACAGGTACTTTGCTAAACTGTTCCTTATGAATACAAAAAATGCCAAAGTACGTAAAATATCAGCGGATAGAAGAGAACTTATATATATATCAAAAAATTCTGAAGCTGCCAAGAGTTTGAAAAGGGAAACCTTCATTATTATCCCTCTTTCATTCGGCAAATGGCAGGAAAATATGTTGAGGCAGGCTATTGACAGACCTGAAATACTTAGGACGGCACACCTGCTATGTAGAAATGATGAATATTTCCTGAGTATTAGTATAAATCTGCCCGAGGATAAAGAAATAAAGGCCGACACGTTTATGGGGGTCAGCAGGGGTATTAGGAATGACATCAATTACACAATTACAGATATAAAGGGAAATACAATTAAAAAGGGAAGCCTTGAGAACTGCAATAATACTAAAGATAGAAAACAAATTATTTGCAAAATGGCAAATAGTATTGCAGATATAGCATTAAAAAATAAATCAATGGTGATTCTCCAGAACCTGGTGGGCAAGGGAGACAAGCTCAGCTGGCGGAAAGAAGGAACTGTACATAAACCGGTATATGGTTGTAAAATGTACAATGACCTTGCAAGGGTGTTGGAATACAAGCTTCCGCAAAAGGGACTGCCTATTCCTGCAAAAGTCAGCTCTGTTGATATTTTCCACACATGCTGCGTATGCGGAAGCAACACCAGAAAAAATAGATTTTCAGAAACAGTGTTTATCTGCACAACCTGCGGAGCCAGCTATAGTATGGACGAGCTTGGCAGCAGGAATCTTGCTGTTAAACTTATAAAGTATGAAAAAACTACCTTAAAGCTAAAGGCAAGAAAGACCCCGGAAGGCATGTACCTTAGCAATGAGCTTATTGGGTTAAATATGTTTGTTCACAAAAGTGAAAATCCTTATGACAGGTTGAAGGAAGAAATAAAGCTATTGCTGGAGAAAAAACAGGATAACTCTGCTAACTCAAAGCTCGATTTCAAGGATATAAAGAGTATTATTGATAAATTAGTTAAAAACGATTTTTCAAATATAGAAATTATTTAG
- a CDS encoding CCA tRNA nucleotidyltransferase, producing the protein MNLCEKFEFPENAGYVIKKLNEAGYDAYLVGGCVRDSILCKAPYDWDITTNALPIDIKSIFDRTYDTGIKHGTVTVLIGEMCLEVTTYRIDGDYKDFRRPDKVEFTSSLREDLARRDFTINAMAYHPEQGLVDFFGGLQDLKKRIIKAVGDPEQRFREDALRMMRAIRFSAQLGFEIEEATFEAIKSNSALIANISSERIRDELNKTLVSENPEHFNYLHQTGILPYILPEFERCYKTEQINPYHVYNVADHTMYAVKSIENDHILRWTVLLHDVGKPPRKTTDSKGIDHFYGHQAVSSQIAEKVLNRLRFDKESIKKIVLLVKYHDMDIEDTPKSIRKAVNKIGDELFPLLLKVQKADKMAQNPKFLAERIVKWNRIEKIYSDIKSEQQCLSKKDMAVNGDDLIQLLGMKPGIQIREMLDYLCDCVLECPELNEKQKLLELAKKRMH; encoded by the coding sequence ATGAATTTATGTGAAAAATTTGAGTTTCCGGAAAATGCGGGCTATGTTATAAAAAAGCTTAACGAAGCGGGATATGATGCTTATCTTGTAGGCGGCTGCGTAAGGGACAGTATTCTTTGCAAGGCTCCGTACGATTGGGATATAACTACAAATGCATTACCCATTGATATAAAGTCAATATTTGACAGAACCTATGATACAGGGATAAAACATGGAACAGTTACTGTACTTATCGGTGAAATGTGTCTTGAAGTTACAACATATAGGATAGACGGAGATTACAAGGATTTCCGCCGCCCGGATAAGGTCGAGTTTACGTCCAGTCTCAGGGAGGATCTGGCAAGAAGGGATTTTACTATCAATGCCATGGCATATCATCCTGAACAAGGACTTGTTGACTTCTTTGGAGGTTTGCAGGATTTAAAAAAACGTATAATAAAAGCGGTTGGTGACCCTGAACAGAGATTTAGAGAAGACGCTTTGCGTATGATGCGGGCTATAAGATTCAGTGCACAGTTGGGGTTTGAAATAGAGGAAGCTACATTTGAAGCTATAAAAAGCAATTCTGCACTTATAGCCAATATCAGCAGTGAAAGAATAAGGGATGAACTGAATAAAACGTTGGTATCTGAAAACCCTGAACATTTCAACTATCTGCACCAGACAGGAATACTTCCGTATATTCTTCCTGAGTTTGAGAGGTGCTACAAAACTGAACAGATAAATCCGTACCATGTATATAATGTAGCAGATCACACCATGTATGCGGTAAAAAGTATTGAAAATGACCATATTCTCAGGTGGACAGTGCTTTTACATGATGTGGGCAAACCGCCAAGAAAAACAACTGATTCAAAAGGAATAGATCATTTTTATGGACATCAGGCAGTAAGCAGCCAAATTGCGGAAAAAGTACTTAACCGATTAAGATTTGACAAAGAATCAATTAAAAAGATTGTTTTGCTTGTAAAATACCACGATATGGATATAGAGGATACGCCGAAATCTATAAGGAAGGCAGTAAATAAAATTGGAGACGAGCTGTTTCCTTTATTGTTAAAGGTTCAGAAGGCGGATAAAATGGCTCAAAATCCTAAATTTCTTGCCGAAAGAATAGTAAAATGGAACAGAATAGAGAAGATTTATTCGGATATCAAAAGTGAACAGCAATGTTTGTCAAAAAAGGATATGGCCGTTAACGGGGATGACCTGATACAGTTACTTGGAATGAAGCCGGGCATACAAATACGTGAAATGTTGGATTATTTGTGTGATTGTGTTTTGGAATGTCCGGAGCTTAATGAAAAGCAGAAATTACTGGAACTAGCGAAGAAGCGAATGCACTAG
- a CDS encoding SpoIIE family protein phosphatase, producing MSLYIDVSYESINKYNEELCGDKVEIIRSPDSVVVVLADGLGSGVKANILATLTSKIIGTIMSNGLDIEEAVNTVAKTLPVCKERGVAYSTFSIIQIFNNGEGYLAEFDSPSVIRLRKGKVMNLETESRVVNDKLIKEARFKVSPDDLFVMISDGVIHAGIGQTLNLGWQWDNVCEYIQKTYKKDASSKTLAKLLLSACDNLYVHEPGDDTTVVTLKAKKPVKLNLMIGPPVDSSRDEEIVSRFIENEGKKVVCGGTTSHIVARVLGKEIKTSIEYFNPAVPPTAEIEGINLTTEGVLTLRKTLDLLKTCVSPESSMGDMLKLNKKDGASRLAKMLLEESTSIYFFVGRAMNPAHQNPEFPLNMGMKFKLVEELAELLTHTGKHISIEYC from the coding sequence GTGAGCCTGTATATTGATGTAAGTTACGAAAGTATAAATAAATATAATGAAGAATTATGTGGAGACAAGGTTGAAATAATTCGAAGTCCGGATTCCGTTGTCGTTGTTTTGGCTGACGGTCTTGGAAGCGGTGTAAAAGCAAATATACTTGCAACACTGACGTCTAAGATCATAGGTACCATTATGTCAAACGGTCTGGATATAGAAGAAGCTGTAAATACGGTTGCCAAAACTCTTCCTGTTTGCAAGGAGAGAGGGGTTGCGTATTCAACTTTTTCCATAATACAGATATTCAATAATGGCGAAGGATATCTGGCAGAATTTGACAGCCCATCAGTAATAAGGCTGCGCAAAGGCAAGGTAATGAATCTTGAAACAGAGAGCAGGGTTGTGAATGATAAGCTAATAAAAGAAGCCAGGTTCAAAGTCAGTCCTGATGACTTATTTGTTATGATAAGTGATGGTGTTATACATGCAGGAATAGGCCAGACACTGAATCTAGGCTGGCAGTGGGACAATGTATGCGAGTATATACAAAAAACTTATAAAAAGGATGCATCCTCAAAAACATTGGCAAAACTACTTTTATCCGCCTGTGACAACCTTTATGTTCATGAGCCCGGAGATGACACTACAGTTGTAACTCTTAAAGCAAAAAAACCTGTGAAGCTGAACCTGATGATCGGGCCTCCTGTAGACTCTTCACGTGATGAGGAGATTGTATCCCGATTTATAGAAAATGAAGGGAAAAAGGTTGTATGCGGCGGTACTACTTCCCATATCGTTGCCAGAGTATTGGGAAAGGAAATTAAGACATCCATAGAATATTTTAATCCTGCAGTTCCTCCTACAGCAGAGATAGAAGGTATCAACCTGACAACAGAAGGTGTACTGACTTTGAGAAAAACACTTGATTTACTTAAAACTTGCGTTTCACCAGAGAGCAGTATGGGAGATATGCTGAAGCTGAACAAAAAGGACGGTGCTTCAAGGTTGGCCAAAATGCTCCTTGAAGAGAGTACCAGTATATATTTTTTTGTGGGAAGAGCTATGAATCCGGCACACCAGAATCCTGAATTTCCCCTTAACATGGGAATGAAATTTAAGCTGGTGGAAGAATTGGCAGAACTGCTTACACATACCGGAAAACACATCAGTATAGAGTATTGCTAG
- a CDS encoding TerC/Alx family metal homeostasis membrane protein codes for MSTKKALKWVGFWMALAIIFNIGILLIEGPTKASQFLGGYVIELSLSVDNLFLFLILFSSFGIPSAYQRRVLNYGIFGAVILRLVFIVLGITLVNKIHFILYIFGVILILSGCKMMFGHEKPVDYKDNRVLKVMGKFLPMTDKMHEEKFFIKENGKRFATPLFAILVLIESSDILFAIDSIPAIFSISTDPFIVYTSNIFAIVGLRSLYFVLGALQERFKYVKYGVALILVFTGIKLGILYFDLHIPILYSLLTIFVILIASVIFSVYKSKRDEKKEELPLKKVDL; via the coding sequence ATGTCTACAAAAAAAGCACTGAAATGGGTTGGGTTCTGGATGGCATTAGCCATAATATTTAATATCGGAATCCTGCTGATTGAAGGCCCTACCAAAGCATCACAATTTCTTGGCGGTTATGTTATCGAATTAAGTCTTAGTGTTGATAATCTGTTCCTGTTCCTTATTTTATTTTCAAGCTTTGGAATTCCATCTGCTTATCAGAGAAGGGTTTTGAACTATGGAATTTTTGGGGCAGTAATTCTAAGATTAGTATTTATAGTTCTTGGAATAACACTTGTTAACAAAATTCACTTTATTTTGTATATTTTTGGAGTTATATTGATATTAAGCGGCTGCAAGATGATGTTCGGTCATGAAAAGCCTGTGGATTACAAGGATAATAGGGTTCTCAAGGTAATGGGAAAGTTTCTGCCAATGACTGATAAGATGCATGAGGAGAAATTCTTTATAAAAGAAAACGGTAAGCGGTTTGCAACTCCTTTGTTTGCAATACTTGTACTTATTGAATCCTCTGATATTCTATTTGCAATAGATTCGATACCTGCTATTTTTTCAATTTCAACTGACCCGTTTATCGTATATACATCCAATATATTTGCAATAGTGGGTTTAAGGAGTCTTTATTTTGTGCTTGGGGCATTACAGGAAAGATTCAAGTATGTTAAATACGGTGTAGCACTCATACTCGTTTTTACCGGTATAAAACTAGGTATTTTATACTTCGATCTACATATTCCGATACTTTATTCGTTGCTTACAATATTTGTAATATTAATAGCCAGCGTAATTTTCTCAGTATATAAATCAAAAAGAGATGAAAAGAAAGAGGAGTTACCTCTAAAAAAAGTAGACCTATAA